One Nitrospinota bacterium genomic window carries:
- the holB gene encoding DNA polymerase III subunit delta', whose translation MSFQRILGQDQPKRIIQNALQDNSVAHAYLFYGPESIGKKLTAIEFAKTLNCEVSGPLECCDNCSSCRKIAQRIHPDFFLLEPGKSSPSGRDALIKVEEIRELQKKLAYLPYEGKTKVAIIDGAESMNPQAANSFLKTLEEPPSATVLILITQNPYRLLPTIVSRCQGVKFHPLTSEEVKQILQQTQESETGDVNEEGLELRALRSMGQVNKALEEDIATTQNYREDVLNLLEKVSFKRMDVIFKWTRLWAKQPAQIQSLLDEMLSLVRDLAVLKNPGANTRILNQDILDRLQPLAAQKTLGALTTMFDSVLKTKSALTGNANLQLSLDHMLIQFCEAT comes from the coding sequence ATGTCATTCCAACGGATTCTGGGTCAGGACCAGCCCAAAAGAATCATCCAAAATGCGCTTCAGGACAATAGCGTAGCGCACGCTTATTTATTCTATGGTCCTGAAAGCATAGGGAAAAAGCTCACTGCGATCGAATTTGCCAAAACCTTGAATTGTGAGGTTTCCGGCCCACTGGAGTGCTGTGACAATTGCTCCTCCTGCCGAAAAATAGCTCAACGCATCCACCCTGACTTTTTTCTTCTCGAACCGGGAAAAAGTTCGCCCTCGGGAAGAGACGCTCTTATAAAGGTCGAAGAAATTCGTGAATTGCAAAAGAAGCTGGCCTACCTGCCTTATGAAGGAAAAACCAAGGTAGCAATCATCGATGGCGCTGAGTCCATGAATCCACAGGCCGCCAATAGCTTTTTAAAAACACTGGAGGAACCGCCATCGGCTACGGTCCTTATCCTGATCACCCAAAATCCGTATCGATTGCTTCCGACGATTGTCTCCCGTTGCCAGGGAGTAAAGTTTCACCCCTTGACTTCGGAAGAGGTCAAACAAATCCTTCAACAAACCCAGGAATCAGAAACCGGGGACGTTAATGAGGAAGGATTAGAGTTGAGGGCCTTACGATCCATGGGTCAAGTCAACAAGGCTTTAGAGGAAGATATTGCGACCACCCAGAATTACCGGGAAGATGTATTGAACCTGTTGGAAAAAGTGTCTTTCAAACGCATGGATGTGATTTTCAAATGGACTAGACTTTGGGCCAAACAGCCGGCCCAAATACAATCTTTGCTGGACGAAATGCTGAGTCTGGTGCGCGACCTGGCGGTCCTGAAAAATCCAGGAGCAAACACCCGGATTCTCAACCAGGACATTTTGGACCGTTTACAACCTTTGGCAGCCCAAAAAACGTTGGGAGCTCTGACCACCATGTTTGATTCGGTGCTGAAAACCAAATCAGCATTAACCGGCAACGCCAACCTGCAGCTTTCGCTTGATCATATGCTGATTCAGTTTTGTGAAGCCACTTAA
- a CDS encoding DUF423 domain-containing protein, with amino-acid sequence MNWISLGAGLGGLSVLLGAFGAHSLKDRLTEQKLATFHTATDYLAYHALALILVGILVLVLGEAGEKALKKVGIFFTTGIVLFSGSLYALAFDGPRFFGPVTPFGGLFFMTGWFTLAVVVAKLLNAKN; translated from the coding sequence ATGAACTGGATTTCACTGGGCGCAGGATTGGGCGGATTAAGTGTTTTGCTCGGCGCATTTGGAGCGCATTCCTTAAAGGATCGCCTGACAGAACAAAAACTCGCAACCTTCCACACCGCCACCGACTACCTTGCCTATCATGCCCTGGCGCTCATTCTGGTTGGAATTCTCGTCTTAGTCCTTGGCGAAGCTGGAGAAAAAGCTTTAAAGAAAGTGGGCATCTTTTTCACCACCGGGATTGTGCTTTTCTCCGGCAGTCTCTACGCGCTGGCCTTCGACGGCCCGCGATTCTTTGGCCCCGTAACTCCCTTCGGCGGTCTCTTCTTCATGACCGGCTGGTTCACCCTCGCCGTTGTCGTCGCGAAACTGCTCAATGCAAAAAACTAA
- a CDS encoding YchF/TatD family DNA exonuclease, whose amino-acid sequence MIIDTHAHLDMDQYDADRDEVIERARANGVDYILNIGCDVESSARSLELAEQYDFIYATAGIHPHDVKSIDDTTYAELRRLLAHPRMVAVGEIGLDYFKNYSPQDLQRTHFRNQLELAKELDKPIIIHCRDANEDMISILSEFYKPNNRARSGIFHCFSGDQKLADKALEMGFYISFSGSVTFKKSDELRAVAKTIPADRLFVETDCPFLTPAPNRGKRNEPSFVHHTAQLVAEVRGLRVEDVQRTTELNFFELFGIGKNAPTGTVSYQIRNSLYLNLTTRCTDDCVFCTRLTRPVVQGYNLKLDREPTAQEVWESIDDPTKYDEVVFCGYGEPTLRLDVVKEVAKKIKAAGGRVRLNTNGHGNVINKRNILPELQGLIDEVSVSLNTDTSEAYDEICRPLPAFRNGIYDKIKEFIAEAKKYIPKVQATIVTQQKDVDETACEEIVKKEFGVDYRTRRYNMVG is encoded by the coding sequence ATGATCATCGACACCCACGCCCATCTCGATATGGACCAATACGACGCCGACCGCGACGAAGTCATTGAGCGTGCCCGCGCCAATGGCGTGGACTACATCCTCAATATCGGTTGTGATGTGGAAAGTAGCGCCCGCTCGCTGGAGCTGGCGGAACAATATGATTTCATTTATGCCACGGCGGGCATCCATCCGCATGACGTCAAATCGATCGACGATACCACGTATGCCGAACTGAGACGTCTGCTCGCCCACCCCAGGATGGTGGCGGTGGGGGAAATCGGTCTCGACTATTTCAAAAACTATTCGCCTCAGGATCTGCAACGCACGCATTTCAGAAATCAACTGGAACTGGCTAAAGAACTCGACAAACCCATCATCATCCATTGCCGGGACGCGAATGAAGACATGATCTCCATATTGTCCGAATTCTACAAACCTAATAACAGAGCCCGTTCCGGCATTTTTCATTGTTTCTCCGGAGACCAGAAACTGGCGGACAAAGCGCTGGAAATGGGATTTTATATCTCCTTCTCAGGCTCTGTGACGTTTAAAAAATCGGACGAGCTTCGCGCCGTTGCAAAAACCATTCCCGCCGACCGCCTGTTCGTCGAGACCGACTGCCCGTTCCTCACACCCGCCCCCAACCGGGGCAAACGCAACGAACCCTCTTTCGTCCACCACACCGCCCAGTTGGTTGCCGAGGTACGCGGACTCCGGGTGGAAGACGTTCAACGGACCACGGAACTGAACTTCTTTGAATTGTTCGGCATCGGTAAAAACGCGCCAACGGGAACGGTTTCTTACCAGATTCGCAACTCGCTTTACCTCAATCTGACAACGCGATGCACGGACGATTGCGTGTTCTGCACACGTCTCACCCGTCCCGTGGTGCAAGGCTACAATCTCAAGCTCGACCGCGAACCAACGGCCCAGGAGGTCTGGGAGTCGATCGATGATCCGACCAAATACGACGAGGTGGTGTTCTGCGGCTACGGCGAACCGACACTGAGGCTCGATGTCGTCAAAGAGGTAGCCAAAAAAATAAAAGCCGCCGGAGGCCGCGTGCGCTTAAACACCAACGGGCACGGCAACGTCATCAACAAAAGAAACATCCTCCCGGAACTTCAGGGGCTGATCGATGAGGTTTCGGTCAGTTTGAACACCGACACCTCCGAAGCCTACGACGAAATCTGCCGCCCCCTGCCGGCGTTCCGCAACGGCATTTACGACAAGATCAAGGAGTTCATCGCCGAGGCAAAAAAATATATTCCAAAAGTACAGGCCACCATCGTCACCCAACAGAAAGACGTGGATGAAACCGCCTGCGAGGAAATCGTCAAAAAAGAATTCGGAGTCGATTACCGGACCCGGCGTTACAATATGGTGGGCTAG
- a CDS encoding F0F1 ATP synthase subunit A: MESPLHHFELHAIIPLSVMGVDISINKAVIAMWVGLVIVFGLFMLVVNRGTKVVPGKLQSVFEIALEFIKGMVDEFIGKEEGKKYFSFVATVFIFILTCNLIGLVPGSYTITSQIAVTGVFAVGIFLMTLVIGFAKHGLHFLTILVPPGIPKVMIPVMIPIEIISMLARPLSLSVRLFANMTAGHTVLAVLFGLAMSASLWIGWMPFGFTVIINGLEIAIAFIQAYIFTTLTCVYIGDVIKLH; the protein is encoded by the coding sequence ATGGAAAGTCCCTTACATCATTTTGAACTGCATGCCATCATTCCCTTAAGCGTTATGGGGGTTGATATTTCCATCAACAAGGCGGTCATCGCCATGTGGGTGGGGTTGGTCATAGTATTCGGGTTGTTCATGCTGGTCGTGAATAGAGGGACGAAAGTGGTGCCGGGAAAACTGCAAAGCGTGTTTGAAATCGCTTTGGAGTTTATCAAGGGCATGGTGGATGAATTTATCGGCAAGGAAGAAGGCAAGAAGTATTTTTCGTTTGTGGCCACAGTGTTCATTTTTATTTTGACGTGCAACCTGATCGGGTTGGTTCCGGGGTCTTACACCATCACCAGCCAGATTGCTGTCACCGGCGTGTTTGCGGTGGGCATTTTCTTGATGACACTGGTGATCGGGTTCGCAAAGCACGGGTTGCATTTTCTTACTATTTTGGTCCCTCCCGGAATTCCTAAAGTCATGATTCCGGTCATGATTCCCATAGAAATTATAAGTATGCTGGCCCGTCCCCTGTCCCTTTCCGTGCGGTTGTTTGCGAACATGACGGCAGGGCATACGGTTTTGGCCGTTCTGTTTGGACTGGCAATGAGTGCATCCCTGTGGATCGGGTGGATGCCATTTGGGTTTACGGTAATCATCAACGGATTGGAAATCGCGATTGCCTTTATTCAAGCCTATATCTTCACCACTCTGACGTGTGTTTATATTGGCGACGTGATCAAGTTACATTAA
- a CDS encoding 4Fe-4S ferredoxin, producing the protein MAVKEKEKRSVQRKRKPKIMAVINDACTGCGGSPICITECPVDSCMYEVENPDAPIFNRVEVDALLCIGCKKCISKGPMDTFLEGCPWDAIDMVPIDEYEEKYGVLPY; encoded by the coding sequence ATGGCCGTTAAAGAAAAGGAAAAAAGGAGCGTACAAAGAAAACGAAAACCGAAAATAATGGCGGTCATTAACGATGCCTGCACTGGTTGCGGTGGATCCCCGATCTGTATCACCGAGTGTCCCGTTGATAGCTGTATGTATGAGGTCGAGAACCCGGACGCTCCTATATTCAATCGTGTTGAGGTGGACGCACTTTTATGTATCGGTTGTAAAAAGTGCATCAGCAAGGGGCCCATGGACACGTTTTTGGAAGGATGCCCGTGGGATGCCATTGATATGGTTCCAATTGATGAGTATGAGGAGAAGTATGGGGTGCTTCCCTACTAA
- the atpF gene encoding F0F1 ATP synthase subunit B: MPQFEQVEVFSSLIFWSLLSFGLLFVLLKKYAFPPILDALDDREKKIRADIEGAEKLKQNATEVMEDLERELKNAHEKATTIVQMATGEAKKIQEKTLEETQAKVKQMQNDMEREIEASRNKLLGEIRSYTAALTIASTEKFLKKTMDAADRKKLAEESIEEVIREMQQGRMN, from the coding sequence ATGCCACAGTTTGAGCAAGTCGAAGTTTTCAGTTCTCTTATTTTTTGGTCTTTGCTTTCTTTTGGCCTGTTGTTTGTGCTTCTGAAGAAGTATGCCTTCCCGCCAATTCTGGATGCCCTTGATGACCGTGAGAAAAAGATTCGTGCGGATATCGAAGGCGCCGAGAAATTAAAGCAAAATGCGACCGAAGTTATGGAAGACCTGGAACGGGAACTCAAGAACGCTCATGAAAAAGCCACCACCATTGTGCAGATGGCGACCGGTGAGGCCAAGAAAATTCAGGAGAAAACGCTTGAGGAGACGCAGGCCAAGGTGAAGCAGATGCAGAATGATATGGAGAGGGAGATTGAAGCCTCTCGCAATAAACTTCTGGGGGAGATTCGCAGTTACACGGCGGCTTTAACGATCGCATCGACCGAGAAATTTCTGAAAAAAACGATGGATGCGGCGGATAGGAAAAAACTCGCCGAAGAATCCATTGAAGAGGTTATTAGAGAAATGCAGCAAGGGCGAATGAATTGA
- the ricT gene encoding regulatory iron-sulfur-containing complex subunit RicT produces MNLLTQESPAPVQEKSGPRFLIGIRVRDKGKSELYDPGTLQLRVGMSVIVESGNGQEIGVVASNKIGNFLKESPQSFHKVLRTANDNDLQADEKREAQENRAKHLCLQKITELKLPMNLSRVVHIPSANKTMFFFTAEGRVDFRLLIKELASNLRHRIEMKQVGVRDEARSISGYGICGESLCCSTFLEEFTPVTIRMAKDQGLALNPSKISGVCGRLMCCLQYEHQTYRELLKDLPKYGTRLDTPDGPGKVMKNQILEQKVIVRLEDDNVMTYDLNEVKGFLQKKLPK; encoded by the coding sequence ATGAATCTACTAACTCAAGAGTCCCCGGCTCCAGTCCAGGAAAAATCCGGCCCACGGTTCCTCATAGGAATCCGCGTCCGGGACAAGGGAAAATCCGAACTGTATGACCCCGGCACTCTTCAACTCCGTGTTGGCATGTCGGTCATCGTCGAATCCGGCAACGGTCAGGAGATTGGAGTTGTTGCCTCCAATAAAATCGGAAATTTTCTCAAGGAAAGCCCCCAATCATTTCATAAAGTCTTGCGGACGGCTAACGACAATGACCTGCAAGCAGATGAAAAACGGGAAGCCCAGGAAAACCGGGCGAAACATCTTTGTTTGCAAAAAATTACAGAATTAAAACTACCGATGAATTTGAGCCGGGTGGTCCACATTCCGTCCGCCAACAAAACCATGTTCTTTTTCACCGCCGAAGGCCGCGTTGATTTTCGCCTGTTGATCAAGGAACTGGCCTCGAATTTACGTCATCGGATCGAAATGAAACAGGTGGGTGTGCGGGACGAAGCGCGATCGATCAGTGGTTACGGTATCTGCGGGGAGTCTCTTTGCTGTTCGACCTTTCTCGAAGAGTTCACGCCGGTGACCATAAGAATGGCCAAAGATCAGGGGCTCGCACTCAACCCCAGCAAGATTTCCGGAGTCTGCGGACGCCTGATGTGCTGTCTCCAGTATGAGCATCAAACCTACAGGGAACTGCTTAAAGACCTCCCTAAATACGGAACACGGCTCGACACACCCGACGGCCCAGGCAAGGTGATGAAAAACCAGATCCTTGAACAAAAAGTTATTGTCCGTCTGGAGGATGATAATGTAATGACCTACGATTTGAATGAAGTGAAAGGTTTCCTTCAGAAAAAACTGCCCAAATAG
- the atpE gene encoding ATP synthase F0 subunit C: MDAGAAAFIGMGLCAAGFFGAALGIAYIFAKTIETVGRQPNAEARVAKYCWIGFALVEAIALYALVIAFIIMP; encoded by the coding sequence ATGGATGCAGGAGCAGCAGCATTTATTGGCATGGGGTTGTGTGCGGCGGGTTTTTTTGGCGCTGCTTTGGGAATTGCCTATATTTTTGCAAAAACCATTGAAACTGTTGGTCGTCAGCCAAACGCCGAAGCGCGTGTGGCGAAATACTGCTGGATCGGGTTTGCGCTGGTTGAGGCGATTGCTCTTTACGCCCTGGTCATTGCATTTATCATCATGCCTTAG
- a CDS encoding AtpZ/AtpI family protein, with protein MNKSNDFRQGLGVAFRLGTEMTVATGLGAVMGYGVDHYFGTKPWGIAVGVVLGGAAGMLNVYWAAQAMTKELENSDQEKNND; from the coding sequence ATGAACAAAAGCAACGACTTCCGTCAGGGCTTGGGCGTAGCATTCAGGTTAGGGACGGAAATGACGGTTGCGACAGGCTTGGGCGCAGTTATGGGGTATGGCGTAGACCATTATTTTGGAACAAAACCCTGGGGGATTGCAGTGGGTGTTGTATTAGGGGGAGCTGCAGGGATGCTCAATGTCTACTGGGCCGCCCAGGCTATGACAAAAGAACTCGAAAACAGCGATCAAGAAAAAAATAACGACTAA
- the metG gene encoding methionine--tRNA ligase: MQKNGKKFFVTTPIYYVNDVPHIGHAYTTIAADVVSRYKKLQGYDVFFLTGTDEHGQKVHQAAKELGVDAQEHVDKLNCRFKELWVRLNICNDDFIRTTEERHKKVVHEILNQLWERGEIYRKNYEGWYCIPDERFWTEKDLVKGNCPECGRKVEKITESNYFFKMGQYQDWLIEHIKTNETFIQPASRKNEVLGFLSKPLEDLCISRPVDRMPWGIPLPFDDSYVTYVWFDALINYISTFGTLDQIRKCEFWPADHHLVGKDILTTHAVYWSTMLKSIGLPLPKNIYAHGWWTVNGQKMSKSLHNVVEPNLLIDQFGVDVIRYFLMREVSFGMDGDFSHKALIGRLNSDLANNLGNLLNRTTNMIGKYFEGTIPQPSTGGEEDEALKSKASQTLSAVQSLYDELAYHKILATIWELVDASNQYIVKTGPWNLAKTDEGKERLKTVMYHCAEALRTIAILVYPFMPESAESMMKQLGIETSALEQGMESIAQWGGLKPGSQTQSAEQLFPRMEEKDAEKILQSVTLGTETGGEPAAEKSKAEGLAEQVTIDDFMKIDLRTGKILEAEKVKKSKKLIQLKVDIGTETRQVLAGIAEGYEPDQLIGRTVVLVANLKPVKLMGIESQGMLLAGSADGKLVLAGFDQELPPGVRVR, from the coding sequence ATGCAAAAAAACGGAAAAAAATTCTTTGTCACCACGCCCATTTATTATGTAAACGATGTGCCGCATATCGGGCACGCCTACACCACCATCGCCGCCGATGTCGTCTCCCGTTACAAAAAACTGCAAGGATACGACGTATTTTTCCTCACCGGAACCGACGAGCACGGGCAAAAAGTCCATCAAGCGGCGAAAGAACTGGGTGTGGATGCCCAGGAACATGTCGACAAGCTCAATTGCCGGTTTAAGGAACTTTGGGTGCGTCTCAATATCTGCAATGACGATTTCATCCGCACGACAGAGGAACGGCACAAGAAAGTCGTCCATGAAATTCTGAATCAACTTTGGGAAAGAGGGGAAATCTACCGGAAAAATTATGAGGGATGGTATTGCATTCCCGATGAGAGGTTCTGGACGGAAAAGGATCTCGTTAAAGGCAATTGCCCGGAATGCGGACGCAAGGTGGAGAAGATCACCGAAAGCAATTACTTCTTCAAAATGGGCCAGTATCAGGATTGGCTGATCGAGCATATCAAGACCAATGAAACATTCATTCAACCCGCTTCCCGTAAAAATGAAGTGTTGGGGTTTTTGAGCAAACCGTTGGAAGATCTTTGCATTTCCCGTCCTGTCGATCGTATGCCCTGGGGCATCCCCCTGCCCTTCGACGACAGCTATGTCACCTACGTCTGGTTCGACGCGTTGATCAACTACATCTCCACCTTTGGAACACTCGATCAAATTCGCAAATGCGAATTCTGGCCTGCCGATCATCATCTGGTCGGCAAAGACATTCTGACCACTCATGCCGTATACTGGTCCACGATGCTCAAATCCATCGGTCTGCCGCTTCCCAAAAATATTTACGCGCATGGCTGGTGGACGGTGAACGGACAAAAAATGTCCAAATCCCTGCACAACGTGGTGGAACCAAATTTATTGATCGACCAGTTCGGCGTCGATGTCATCCGCTATTTCCTGATGCGGGAAGTGTCTTTCGGAATGGATGGGGATTTTTCCCACAAGGCGCTGATCGGGCGGCTCAACAGCGATCTGGCCAACAATCTGGGCAATCTCCTCAACCGCACAACCAACATGATCGGAAAATATTTTGAGGGGACTATTCCGCAACCGTCCACAGGCGGAGAGGAAGACGAAGCGCTGAAGAGCAAAGCATCGCAAACGTTGTCTGCGGTGCAGTCGCTCTATGACGAACTCGCCTACCACAAAATTCTCGCGACCATCTGGGAGCTGGTCGATGCCAGCAATCAGTACATCGTGAAAACCGGCCCCTGGAACCTGGCCAAAACCGATGAAGGCAAAGAACGCCTCAAAACGGTGATGTACCATTGCGCCGAAGCCTTACGAACCATCGCCATCCTGGTTTATCCCTTCATGCCGGAAAGCGCGGAATCCATGATGAAACAATTGGGCATTGAAACTTCCGCCCTTGAGCAGGGGATGGAATCCATTGCCCAATGGGGCGGGTTGAAACCCGGCAGTCAAACCCAATCGGCTGAGCAATTGTTCCCGAGAATGGAAGAAAAGGATGCGGAAAAAATCCTGCAAAGTGTGACCCTTGGCACCGAAACGGGGGGGGAACCTGCCGCGGAGAAATCAAAGGCTGAGGGGTTAGCCGAGCAGGTGACGATCGACGATTTCATGAAGATCGACCTTCGCACCGGAAAAATTCTGGAAGCCGAGAAAGTCAAAAAATCCAAAAAATTGATTCAGTTGAAAGTGGACATCGGCACGGAAACGCGGCAGGTGCTGGCCGGCATCGCCGAAGGCTACGAGCCCGACCAGTTGATCGGTCGAACGGTTGTTCTGGTGGCCAACCTCAAACCTGTAAAACTGATGGGAATTGAGTCTCAGGGAATGCTCCTTGCTGGCTCTGCCGATGGGAAACTCGTTCTGGCGGGATTTGACCAGGAACTGCCGCCTGGAGTGCGTGTAAGATGA